Proteins co-encoded in one Sulfurovum xiamenensis genomic window:
- a CDS encoding c-type cytochrome has protein sequence MRELKILAVVVFFSLLTYYLVEPYAHHEMHKKVDAQGNEIKTESHGFIYDGTADIVEAERAGDASKLAAKEAFWADVAKVAKLEGNAAAGEAGFGLCMGCHNGANMNMGGVIPPNLDHAGAIYDKDYLIALIKDPAMASNVDHKYADTMMHPMGSIKSMMTDDQQIADVVAYILENKAGEVTPKEAYMEACMRCHAVRYGKLTQLGETPVFKHEKEALAYKIKVIDEQDAVKAYMGKLPPDLSMIIRARSEHFMETFIENPQSQLAGTSMPRVGLSHEGYEKVKAYLTEVGDPSKEKREAIGPIVIGFFILFSLLALLWKKSQWRDLH, from the coding sequence ATGAGAGAGTTGAAAATATTAGCCGTTGTTGTCTTCTTTTCGTTATTGACCTATTATCTGGTAGAGCCTTATGCACACCATGAAATGCACAAGAAAGTAGATGCCCAAGGAAATGAGATAAAAACAGAGAGTCATGGATTTATCTATGATGGTACAGCTGACATCGTTGAAGCAGAACGTGCAGGTGATGCCTCTAAACTGGCGGCAAAAGAAGCATTCTGGGCTGATGTAGCAAAAGTGGCTAAACTTGAAGGAAATGCTGCAGCAGGTGAAGCTGGTTTTGGTTTATGTATGGGATGTCACAATGGTGCAAACATGAACATGGGTGGTGTAATACCGCCAAATCTTGATCATGCAGGTGCAATTTATGATAAAGATTATCTCATCGCACTTATCAAAGATCCTGCTATGGCATCGAACGTGGATCATAAGTATGCAGATACGATGATGCACCCTATGGGTTCGATCAAGTCTATGATGACTGATGATCAGCAGATTGCAGATGTGGTAGCTTATATACTTGAGAACAAAGCAGGTGAAGTAACCCCTAAAGAAGCTTATATGGAAGCATGTATGAGATGTCATGCCGTGCGTTACGGGAAACTGACACAATTGGGTGAAACACCTGTATTTAAACATGAAAAAGAGGCACTTGCCTATAAGATAAAAGTGATAGATGAACAGGACGCAGTGAAAGCCTATATGGGTAAACTTCCTCCTGATCTTTCCATGATCATCAGAGCAAGAAGCGAACACTTCATGGAGACATTTATAGAAAATCCACAAAGCCAATTGGCCGGTACCTCTATGCCTAGAGTGGGATTAAGTCATGAAGGCTATGAGAAGGTCAAAGCATACTTGACTGAAGTGGGTGATCCAAGTAAAGAAAAAAGAGAAGCGATCGGGCCGATCGTGATCGGTTTCTTTATCCTCTTCTCACTTCTTGCGTTGTTGTGGAAGAAATCACAATGGAGAGATCTACACTAA
- the moaA gene encoding GTP 3',8-cyclase MoaA, with the protein MLIDGHGRTVNYLRISVTERCNFRCQYCMPEKPFSWVPKENLLTFEELFLFVKVAIDGGVTKIRLTGGEPLLREDLDKFIKMISDYKPDIDLALTTNAYLLPEAAQRLKDAGLKRLNISLDSLKADVAAKIAGKDVLPQVLKGIEKALEVGLKVKINMVPLKGINDGEILDILEYCKARNIKVRFIEYMENRHADQALKGMHGREILEKVKERHTIHALGREGASPSFNYALEDGTEFGLIDPHKHDFCESCNRIRLTAEGNLIPCLYFDEAMSIAESVKKGDIHGAANVLAQVLKDKPKENRWSEENPNEEKEISSRAFYETGG; encoded by the coding sequence ATGCTTATAGATGGACATGGCCGTACAGTCAACTACTTACGTATCTCAGTGACAGAACGTTGTAATTTCAGATGTCAGTACTGTATGCCGGAAAAACCTTTTTCATGGGTACCTAAAGAGAACTTACTTACTTTTGAAGAACTTTTTTTATTTGTCAAAGTTGCCATTGATGGAGGGGTAACGAAGATTCGTCTGACCGGTGGGGAACCGTTACTCAGAGAAGACCTGGATAAATTTATCAAGATGATATCTGATTATAAGCCCGATATCGATCTGGCATTAACAACCAATGCGTATCTTCTTCCTGAAGCAGCACAAAGACTGAAGGATGCTGGCCTTAAAAGACTGAATATTTCACTTGATTCACTGAAGGCGGATGTGGCAGCGAAGATCGCAGGAAAAGATGTACTTCCCCAAGTGCTTAAAGGTATCGAGAAAGCTTTAGAAGTGGGACTTAAAGTGAAGATCAATATGGTACCTCTTAAAGGTATCAATGATGGTGAGATCCTTGATATCCTGGAGTACTGTAAAGCACGTAACATCAAAGTACGTTTCATAGAGTATATGGAAAACAGACATGCGGATCAGGCACTCAAGGGTATGCATGGTAGAGAGATACTTGAGAAGGTCAAAGAGAGGCATACGATCCATGCTTTAGGACGGGAAGGAGCCAGTCCATCGTTTAATTATGCGCTTGAAGATGGTACAGAGTTTGGATTGATAGACCCGCATAAGCATGATTTCTGTGAAAGCTGCAACCGTATACGTTTGACTGCTGAAGGGAATCTCATTCCCTGTCTCTATTTTGATGAAGCGATGAGCATTGCAGAATCAGTGAAAAAGGGTGATATCCACGGTGCAGCAAATGTCTTGGCCCAGGTACTCAAAGACAAACCCAAAGAGAACCGTTGGAGTGAGGAGAACCCTAATGAAGAGAAAGAGATCTCCTCACGTGCCTTTTATGAAACTGGTGGCTGA
- a CDS encoding cytochrome b encodes MAHFEKANSLNEWLDQRLAINTLKRVLNTEYWIPKDINFLWAMGMVLAATFGMLVISGIFLLMYYKPDTNLAFDSVNYTIMSEVGYGWLWRHIHGVGASIVFLIIYIHMFTGIYYGSYKKGRELIWLSGMGLFVAFSAEAFSGYMLPWGQMSYWAGMVITNLFSGGSLEAYGLVEWIRGDYVPGDAFLTRFFMLHVLLLPLVIIGLIVLHFGTLRIPHVNNQEGAEIDFKEAADLWKAGKKKESKVIPFSPVFLSKDVFVMGVYFILFFYLVFYNFNFAMDPVNFDPADGLKTPAHIYPEWYFLWSYEILRPFGKDAGLIAFGIAQAALFFLPFIDRSPNVAPAHKRGLFQVWFWVLLIDMIALTALGKLPPTDPTFALLGKISAWTFLALGPILVVITMFEKKIEKGA; translated from the coding sequence ATGGCACATTTTGAAAAAGCAAACAGTCTGAATGAGTGGTTGGATCAGCGTTTAGCGATCAATACACTCAAAAGAGTACTTAATACAGAATACTGGATCCCAAAAGACATAAACTTTCTTTGGGCTATGGGTATGGTCCTGGCAGCAACATTCGGTATGCTCGTGATTTCAGGTATCTTCTTACTGATGTATTATAAACCAGATACAAATCTGGCATTTGATTCTGTGAACTATACGATCATGAGTGAAGTAGGATATGGTTGGTTATGGAGACATATTCACGGTGTGGGTGCGTCGATCGTATTCCTTATCATCTACATTCATATGTTCACAGGTATCTATTATGGTTCCTACAAAAAAGGTAGAGAATTGATCTGGCTTTCGGGTATGGGACTCTTTGTTGCATTCTCAGCAGAAGCTTTCTCAGGATATATGCTACCTTGGGGACAGATGAGTTACTGGGCCGGTATGGTTATTACAAACCTCTTCTCAGGCGGTTCACTTGAAGCCTATGGTTTGGTTGAGTGGATACGTGGTGATTATGTCCCGGGTGATGCATTCTTAACAAGATTTTTTATGTTGCATGTATTGTTGCTTCCATTGGTGATCATAGGGCTTATCGTACTGCATTTTGGTACGCTTAGAATTCCGCATGTCAACAATCAGGAAGGTGCAGAGATCGACTTTAAAGAAGCAGCTGACCTCTGGAAAGCCGGTAAGAAAAAAGAGTCTAAAGTTATTCCATTCTCTCCGGTATTCTTGAGTAAAGATGTCTTTGTAATGGGTGTCTATTTTATACTCTTCTTTTATTTGGTGTTCTATAACTTTAACTTCGCGATGGACCCGGTGAATTTTGATCCGGCAGACGGATTGAAGACACCGGCACACATTTATCCTGAGTGGTACTTCTTGTGGTCTTATGAGATCCTGCGTCCATTTGGAAAAGATGCCGGTTTGATCGCGTTTGGTATTGCACAGGCAGCCTTGTTCTTCTTACCATTTATCGATAGAAGTCCAAATGTGGCTCCGGCACATAAAAGAGGACTTTTCCAAGTGTGGTTCTGGGTATTATTGATCGATATGATCGCATTGACTGCTTTGGGAAAATTGCCACCGACAGATCCTACATTTGCTCTTTTAGGTAAGATCTCTGCATGGACGTTCCTGGCACTTGGACCGATCCTGGTGGTTATTACCATGTTTGAGAAAAAAATAGAGAAAGGAGCATAA
- a CDS encoding Rieske 2Fe-2S domain-containing protein, whose translation MKENEKGRRDFMGMALGACAAVGGVGALYAAKRTWDPLPSVKAAGFTTIDLSMAQENVLNVEKWRGKPIFILKKSADMKADDRDIVIGTDRYHVSIGLCTHLGCIPAYEKDQHKFKCACHGGEFDASGHQIFGPPPSPLEIPPFKIEGTKLVLGETGPEYQKMLDAGLTV comes from the coding sequence ATGAAAGAAAACGAAAAAGGTCGTCGAGACTTTATGGGTATGGCACTGGGTGCATGTGCTGCTGTAGGGGGTGTAGGTGCACTTTATGCTGCAAAACGCACATGGGACCCATTGCCGAGTGTCAAGGCAGCTGGATTTACTACGATCGATCTAAGTATGGCGCAAGAAAATGTACTGAATGTTGAAAAATGGAGAGGAAAGCCGATCTTTATTTTGAAAAAATCAGCAGATATGAAAGCAGATGACAGAGATATTGTGATCGGTACAGATAGATATCATGTTTCTATAGGTCTTTGTACACACTTAGGATGTATTCCTGCCTATGAGAAAGACCAGCATAAATTCAAGTGTGCTTGTCATGGTGGAGAGTTTGATGCAAGTGGACACCAAATTTTCGGTCCTCCTCCAAGTCCACTTGAAATTCCTCCATTTAAAATAGAGGGCACAAAGCTTGTGCTGGGTGAGACAGGTCCAGAATATCAGAAAATGTTAGATGCCGGTCTAACAGTATAA